A DNA window from Kitasatospora atroaurantiaca contains the following coding sequences:
- a CDS encoding DM13 domain-containing protein, producing MLDRVPLLGRIPRNLLVLMTVLVLAGAGGGFYLFQPWKAFTSTTVDEALPAPATTAAATSRPAGSAPTVAQTQGTPGNTSTPAAAPVELARGSFVSGEHDTSGTARVVRLSDGGIVLRLEDLRTSEGPDVRVYLSKRPAAESKADTLGDGAVELDHLKGNRGNQNYTIPVGTDLSQFHSAVIWCSRFSVGFGAADLTPAAK from the coding sequence ATGCTCGACCGTGTTCCGCTGCTCGGCAGGATCCCGCGCAACCTGCTGGTCCTGATGACGGTGCTCGTCCTGGCGGGCGCCGGCGGCGGCTTCTACCTGTTCCAGCCGTGGAAGGCGTTCACGAGCACCACGGTCGACGAGGCCCTGCCGGCCCCCGCCACCACCGCTGCGGCAACAAGCCGGCCGGCCGGCTCAGCCCCGACCGTGGCCCAGACGCAGGGCACGCCGGGGAACACGTCGACGCCTGCGGCCGCCCCGGTCGAGCTTGCGAGGGGCAGCTTCGTCTCCGGTGAGCACGACACCAGCGGTACGGCACGCGTCGTGCGGCTGAGCGACGGCGGCATCGTGCTGCGCCTGGAGGACCTGCGGACATCGGAGGGCCCCGACGTGCGGGTGTATCTCTCCAAGCGGCCCGCCGCCGAGTCGAAGGCCGACACCCTGGGCGACGGCGCGGTGGAGCTCGACCACCTCAAGGGCAATCGCGGCAACCAGAACTACACGATCCCAGTCGGCACCGACCTCTCCCAGTTCCACAGCGCGGTCATCTGGTGCAGCCGCTTCTCCGTGGGCTTCGGCGCCGCAGATCTGACGCCCGCAGCCAAGTGA
- a CDS encoding class I SAM-dependent methyltransferase: protein MKGEEMKACCAAAYSCDAVAQILGDSYHPGGTALTRRLVDALGLTAGSRVLDVACGRGTSALLLADAYRLQVDGLDYSATNIARAQATAEALELSHRATFTHGDAEQLPYPADTFDAVLSECALCTFPDKTAAAAEFTRVLRPGGRLGITDVTADPDRLPPELTTPAARIACIADARPLADYAAILKAVGLGVILTERHDTALTRMIDQIEARLGLLKMTAPGALTSTGLSPDATATVLAAARTAVADGTLGYALLIAERGREQS, encoded by the coding sequence ATGAAGGGCGAGGAGATGAAGGCGTGCTGCGCCGCCGCGTACTCCTGCGACGCCGTCGCCCAGATCCTCGGCGACTCCTATCACCCTGGCGGCACCGCCCTGACCCGCCGCCTCGTCGATGCCCTCGGCCTCACCGCCGGCAGCCGGGTCCTCGACGTCGCCTGCGGCCGAGGCACTAGCGCCCTGCTGCTCGCCGACGCCTACCGCCTCCAGGTGGACGGCCTGGACTACTCCGCCACCAACATCGCCCGCGCACAGGCCACCGCCGAGGCCCTGGAGCTGAGCCACCGGGCCACCTTCACACACGGTGACGCCGAGCAACTCCCGTACCCGGCCGACACCTTCGACGCCGTGCTCTCCGAATGTGCACTCTGCACCTTCCCCGACAAGACGGCCGCCGCAGCCGAGTTCACCCGGGTCCTGCGCCCGGGCGGCAGACTCGGCATCACCGACGTGACCGCCGACCCCGACCGGCTGCCCCCCGAACTGACCACCCCCGCCGCACGGATCGCATGCATCGCCGACGCCCGCCCCCTCGCCGATTACGCGGCCATCCTGAAGGCCGTAGGGCTGGGCGTGATCCTGACCGAGCGGCACGACACCGCCCTGACCCGCATGATCGACCAGATCGAAGCCCGGCTCGGCCTGCTCAAGATGACCGCCCCAGGCGCACTCACCTCCACCGGCCTGAGCCCCGACGCGACCGCGACCGTCCTTGCGGCGGCCCGAACCGCCGTCGCCGACGGCACACTCGGCTACGCACTGCTCATCGCCGAACGAGGCCGCGAACAATCATGA